The following DNA comes from Gemmatimonas sp..
CTGGGGTCCCGAGTTCGTGAATGTCGATGCCCAGGGCAAGCAGGTGTTCAACAACTATCGCGTGACGCGTGACGCCAACGGCCAGATCACCAGCCGCACCCGTGACGGCACGACGACGTCGCCCGACGGTGACGACTTCGGGGTCATCGGCGACGCCAACCCGGCGTTCAGCCTGGGCTGGAACGGGCGGCTTCGCTGGGGCAAGTTCGACATGAGCTACCTGTGGCGTGGCGAGTTCGGCCGCGACGTGTTCAACAACACCGCGCTCGTCTACTCGACGCAGTCGGCCGTGCTGCAGGGGCGTAACTTCCTGCGCAGCGCTCTCAGCCAGACCGACGGCCTCACGGAGCCGGCCATCTACTCGTCGCGCTGGATCGAGGACGGTACGTTCTTCCGCCTCCAGAACGTCACGGTGGGCTACACGTTCAAGATCCCGGGAACTCGGGCCAACACCGCCCGCTTCTACGTGTCGGGTGACAACCTCCTCCTGTTCACGCCGTACACCGGTTACGATCCAGAAGTGTTCGTCGATGCCGGCCTTGCGTCGCGTGGCGTCGACTACCTCGTTTACCCGCGTGCCCGCACACTGACGTCGGGACTCCGCGTCCAGTTCTGATCACTCCGGACGATTCCCAACTGACCATGCGAAAGACCCGCAATTTCCGACTCGCGTCGCTCTGGCGCGCCGGCCGCGTCAGCGCCGCCCTGTTGGCGGCGCCGGCAGCGGTGTTCACGATCCAGGGCTGCACCGACCTCGACGAAACGCCCGTCAGCGCCATCACGCCTGACAACTTCTACAAGAACGCCGATGAAGTCATCGGCGGCGTGGCGTCGGTGTACGCGCAGCTCCGCTCCACCATGTGGGGCTACTACAACCTCAGCCAGGTGTCGTCGGACGAAACCGTCGTGCCCACGCGCGGTTCCGACTGGTTCGACAACGGCCGCTGGCTCGATCTGTATCGGCACACCTGGACGCCCACCTCGGGTTCCGGCCTCGAGGATATCTCGGGTGTCTGGAACGATCTCTTCGGGGGCGTGGCGCGCGCCAACGTGCTGCTCAGTGCGCTCGAAACCACCGAGGTGCCCAACAAGGCGGCCATCGTGGGTGAAATGCGCACCCTGCGTGCGTTCTACTACTACCTGCTGATGGACTTCTTCGGCGGCGTGCCCATCGTCACCACGACCGAGGTGAAGCCGCGTGAGCAGGCAACGCGTGCCCAGGTGTTCGCCTTCATCGAGAAGGAGCTCACCGAGTCGCGCACGGCGCTCCCCGACGCGTGGCCGGCCAACCAGTATGGCCGCGTGACCAAGTCGGCAGTGGACGCCATCCTGGCGAATATGTACCTCAACGCCCAGGTGTTCACCGGCACCGTCACGGCCACGGGGCTTACCCGCGGCCCGGCCAAGTGGAACGAAGCCATCGTGGCCGCCGATCGCGTGCTCAACTCGGGCCGCTTCAGCCTCCCCGCCGACTGGCGCACCAACTTCTCGCCCACCAACGAGAACTCGCCGGAGAACATCTTCGTCGTGCGCCACACCAGCAGCCCGGGTGGCCTCGGCATGTCGTTCCAGATGCGCGGGTTGCACTACAACTCGTTCAACCTGTCGCCGTGGAACGGCTTCGCCACCATCGCCACCACGTACAACACCTTCGACGACGCGGACGATCGCAAGAAGGTGTTCCTCGTGGGGCCGCAGGTGGACCTCAAGACCGGCCAGCCCATTCGCGACCGCGCCGGCAACCCGCTCATCTTCACACCGGAAATTCGTGACGTGACGCAGGCGGGTGAGGGCGAAGGGGCGCGCGTCTACAAGTACCCGATCGATCCGGCAGCCACCGAGGGTGGCAACCACGGCAACGACTTCGTGTACTTCCGTCTGGCGGAGATGATGATGGTCAAGGCCGAGGCGCAGAACGAGTTGGGGCAGACGGCGTCGGCCATTCAGCTGATCAATCAGGTGCGTGCCCGTGCCTTCAGCCCGGCCCGTCCCTTGGCCGCGAACCTCTCGCAGACCCAGGTGCGACAGGCCATCTTCGACGAGCGCCTCTTCGAGTTCATCGGCGAAGCCAAGCGCCGTCAGGACATGATCCGTGCCGGCACGTACACCAACGCCCGTCTCTTCAAGCAGGCGTCGGCGCCGTACCGCATCCTCATGCCCATCCCGCAGAACCAGATCGAAACCAACCCGCTGCTCAAGCAGAACCCCGGCT
Coding sequences within:
- a CDS encoding RagB/SusD family nutrient uptake outer membrane protein, whose product is MRKTRNFRLASLWRAGRVSAALLAAPAAVFTIQGCTDLDETPVSAITPDNFYKNADEVIGGVASVYAQLRSTMWGYYNLSQVSSDETVVPTRGSDWFDNGRWLDLYRHTWTPTSGSGLEDISGVWNDLFGGVARANVLLSALETTEVPNKAAIVGEMRTLRAFYYYLLMDFFGGVPIVTTTEVKPREQATRAQVFAFIEKELTESRTALPDAWPANQYGRVTKSAVDAILANMYLNAQVFTGTVTATGLTRGPAKWNEAIVAADRVLNSGRFSLPADWRTNFSPTNENSPENIFVVRHTSSPGGLGMSFQMRGLHYNSFNLSPWNGFATIATTYNTFDDADDRKKVFLVGPQVDLKTGQPIRDRAGNPLIFTPEIRDVTQAGEGEGARVYKYPIDPAATEGGNHGNDFVYFRLAEMMMVKAEAQNELGQTASAIQLINQVRARAFSPARPLAANLSQTQVRQAIFDERLFEFIGEAKRRQDMIRAGTYTNARLFKQASAPYRILMPIPQNQIETNPLLKQNPGY